A single genomic interval of Stieleria maiorica harbors:
- a CDS encoding WD40 repeat domain-containing protein — MIAAVLLCRAAEPPITAVVFAPDGSSLVASSQAGVAVYRWPDLSPQRVIEVSSPNLHDLAFAPGGERLAVAGGTPAENGTVEILSWPDGDSLRILDGHFDSVMAIDWLDDTRLASAGLDHNVLLWDTTTGERWLTLKGHSRGVLTIEHLDAPGLIVSAGIDQSLRVWETQTGALVRNMAIHVQPVGCVALRPSNAGLPMIASASDDATVRFWQPTIGRMVRFARLPSKPRQIRWLHDGSHVAACCDDGKAYLIHPETVQVTAIGEGIDGPAYAIAIAPSGRSVLVGGTNGALTQIELP; from the coding sequence ATGATCGCGGCTGTTTTGCTTTGCCGCGCTGCCGAGCCACCGATCACCGCCGTCGTGTTTGCCCCCGACGGTTCATCGCTGGTCGCGAGTTCCCAGGCCGGCGTGGCCGTCTACCGCTGGCCAGACCTCAGCCCGCAACGAGTGATTGAGGTGTCCTCGCCCAACCTTCACGACCTTGCGTTTGCCCCCGGCGGCGAACGCCTGGCCGTCGCCGGCGGAACTCCCGCGGAAAACGGAACCGTCGAAATTCTTTCTTGGCCGGACGGGGATTCACTGAGGATCCTCGACGGACATTTTGATTCCGTGATGGCCATCGACTGGTTGGACGATACCCGACTCGCCTCGGCCGGCCTGGATCACAACGTGCTGCTTTGGGACACCACCACAGGCGAACGATGGTTGACGCTGAAAGGACACTCGCGAGGCGTCTTGACGATCGAGCATCTTGACGCCCCGGGGCTGATCGTCAGTGCGGGGATCGACCAAAGTCTTCGTGTCTGGGAGACACAAACCGGCGCGCTTGTTCGCAACATGGCGATCCATGTTCAACCGGTCGGCTGTGTCGCGTTACGTCCGTCCAACGCCGGGCTGCCGATGATCGCCTCGGCCAGCGACGACGCGACCGTGCGGTTTTGGCAACCGACCATCGGGCGCATGGTGCGTTTCGCCAGGCTACCGTCCAAACCACGGCAAATCCGCTGGCTGCACGACGGGTCCCACGTCGCAGCCTGTTGCGACGACGGCAAGGCGTATTTGATCCACCCCGAGACCGTTCAGGTGACGGCGATCGGCGAGGGCATCGACGGGCCCGCCTATGCGATCGCCATCGCCCCCTCCGGCCGCAGCGTCCTGGTCGGCGGAACCAACGGCGCGCTGACGCAAATCGAATTGCCATAA
- a CDS encoding response regulator transcription factor yields the protein MSEEPHHLLLVEDDAELSGMMKDFLTGKGYRVSVEANGSAAIGRIESETYDAIILDIGLPGADGFSVCKSVRPKFGGPIIVLTARGDEMDEVVALEAGADDFMSKPVRPNALIARLKIHLRRFDSGSSDSVAPSAEIVVGDLSISPGSRGVRVGDRSIELTTAEFDLIEYLARRAGTVVSRKELYVDLLEIPYDGMDRSLDLRVSRLRRKLGDDPHQPTRIKSVRGVGYLFAK from the coding sequence ATGAGTGAAGAACCCCACCATTTGCTGCTGGTCGAGGACGACGCCGAGTTGTCCGGCATGATGAAAGATTTTTTGACCGGCAAGGGGTACCGCGTCTCGGTCGAAGCGAACGGATCGGCCGCGATCGGGCGAATCGAGTCCGAAACCTATGACGCGATCATTTTGGACATCGGGCTGCCGGGGGCGGACGGTTTCAGTGTTTGTAAGAGTGTACGCCCCAAGTTCGGAGGCCCGATCATCGTGTTGACCGCGCGAGGGGACGAGATGGATGAAGTCGTGGCGTTGGAAGCCGGGGCGGACGACTTCATGAGCAAACCGGTGCGTCCCAATGCCCTGATCGCTCGGTTGAAGATTCATCTGCGCCGATTCGATTCCGGTTCATCCGATTCGGTCGCCCCTTCGGCAGAGATCGTGGTGGGCGACTTGAGCATCAGCCCCGGCAGTCGCGGCGTCAGGGTCGGGGATCGGTCGATCGAGCTGACGACCGCCGAATTCGACTTGATCGAATACCTGGCTCGTCGCGCCGGCACGGTGGTCTCACGCAAGGAGTTGTACGTCGATCTCTTGGAAATCCCCTATGATGGCATGGATCGCTCGTTGGACTTGCGCGTCTCGCGGTTGCGGCGCAAACTGGGCGACGATCCCCACCAGCCGACCCGCATCAAATCCGTGCGCGGCGTCGGATATCTCTTTGCCAAATGA
- a CDS encoding ATP-binding protein, with amino-acid sequence MTRLFLRFYLGVIAILISAWLIQTVVFRKSSVAENIPVIEDIFAGSGRLARDRIIAGGEAGFPETMEYLKRQFDYPIRVVSRENRPMDQASTERLDRGESILYYDRLETAIPETPYLVELGPLPRFDRPSQAELSFALGGVFLLTAIGIAILLHPVSKQLRGVEKTALAIAGGDLSARIDYGRFRHSGPLAEAFNTMADRVENLLRSQRELLQTVSHELRTPLARIRFATELIASADDHAERRQRLASIEVATDQLDDLVGELLTYVRLDAECADGESESRCSESFDVRDLVSELIEFHAPLYRDVEFCNAIPGAVAEINGDRSAIARAIGNLISNAGKYAASKVVVSVTESGDQLSCVIDDDGKGIAAADRDTVFEPFQRLAGGASENGTQAGSGLGLALVKRIAERSGGAVAVSESEWGGARFTLTLPAERGISEV; translated from the coding sequence ATGACGCGATTGTTTCTGCGATTCTATCTGGGGGTGATCGCCATCTTGATCTCCGCCTGGTTGATTCAGACCGTTGTGTTTCGCAAGAGTTCGGTCGCAGAGAACATTCCCGTGATCGAAGACATCTTTGCCGGCAGCGGGCGTTTGGCCCGCGATCGAATCATCGCCGGTGGTGAAGCGGGGTTTCCCGAAACGATGGAGTATCTAAAACGTCAATTCGACTATCCGATCCGTGTAGTCTCGCGCGAGAACCGTCCGATGGACCAGGCGTCGACCGAGCGTTTGGATCGCGGCGAAAGCATCCTCTATTACGATCGGCTTGAAACGGCCATCCCGGAAACGCCCTATCTGGTCGAACTCGGGCCGCTGCCGAGGTTCGACCGGCCGAGTCAGGCAGAGCTTTCCTTCGCGCTGGGGGGAGTGTTTTTGTTGACCGCGATCGGGATTGCGATTTTGTTGCATCCGGTCAGCAAGCAGCTGCGTGGTGTCGAGAAAACGGCGCTCGCCATCGCCGGCGGTGACTTGAGTGCACGAATCGATTACGGCAGATTTCGGCACAGTGGTCCGCTGGCGGAAGCCTTCAATACCATGGCCGATCGCGTAGAGAACCTATTGCGATCACAGCGTGAGTTGCTGCAAACAGTTTCGCACGAGCTGCGTACTCCGCTGGCTCGCATCCGGTTTGCCACGGAACTGATTGCGTCGGCGGATGATCATGCCGAACGAAGGCAACGTTTGGCGTCGATCGAAGTCGCGACCGATCAGTTGGACGATTTGGTCGGTGAGTTGCTGACTTACGTGCGGCTGGATGCGGAGTGTGCCGACGGGGAATCCGAGTCCCGATGCAGCGAATCCTTTGACGTTAGGGATTTGGTTTCCGAGTTGATCGAGTTTCATGCCCCGCTGTACCGTGACGTCGAGTTTTGCAATGCGATCCCTGGGGCGGTTGCTGAAATCAACGGTGATCGGAGCGCCATCGCACGGGCGATCGGTAACTTGATCAGCAACGCCGGAAAATACGCGGCATCCAAGGTTGTCGTTTCCGTGACCGAATCTGGCGACCAGCTTAGTTGCGTGATTGACGATGACGGCAAAGGTATTGCCGCGGCCGATCGCGACACGGTGTTCGAGCCCTTTCAGCGACTCGCCGGCGGGGCAAGCGAGAACGGAACGCAGGCCGGCTCCGGGCTGGGGTTGGCATTGGTCAAGCGGATTGCCGAACGAAGCGGCGGGGCGGTGGCGGTGTCCGAAAGTGAATGGGGTGGAGCGAGATTCACATTGACGCTGCCAGCCGAGCGTGGAATCAGCGAGGTTTGA
- a CDS encoding PP2C family protein-serine/threonine phosphatase — protein sequence MDNQPIQSGAAADDRFLILVVEDSRVDAMVVHERLESDGRFTVTEAATLAETLERLSSGLTPDALILDLNLSDSAGLDTFRRIHDPFPDQPIVILTGEHDESLGITAMRLGAQDYVGKSQLDGEVLVRSLLYAIERHKRRLVEHRQRTVDRELQFAKQIQEYLLPNDPPEIPGFDVAGRCVAIDSTSGDFYDFIDHGDGKWDIVLADVCGHGIGPAMITVGTRRLLRSTAALYEDVGQLVTIANHGICEDTFQSLFVTLFFARLDPAAMRLTYVGAGHRGFLIEADGRSTELLTHGIPTGVDPNHTYQIDGSVELSSGQIVLLMTDGIWEARGDDHVAFGKDRAVDVVHQHREKPASEIVSELIAAVTAYCDPDPIKDDVTAVIVKPR from the coding sequence ATGGACAATCAGCCAATCCAATCGGGCGCTGCCGCCGACGACCGGTTTCTAATTCTGGTCGTCGAAGATTCCCGCGTCGATGCCATGGTCGTGCACGAACGTTTGGAAAGCGACGGGCGTTTCACCGTGACCGAAGCCGCGACGCTGGCCGAGACACTCGAGCGACTCTCCAGCGGCCTCACCCCGGACGCCCTGATCCTGGATTTGAACCTGTCCGATTCGGCCGGCCTGGACACGTTCCGCCGAATCCACGACCCGTTTCCAGACCAGCCGATCGTCATCTTGACGGGCGAACACGACGAATCGCTCGGCATCACGGCGATGCGACTGGGTGCCCAGGACTATGTCGGCAAGTCTCAGTTGGACGGCGAGGTGTTGGTCCGGTCGCTGCTCTATGCGATCGAACGACACAAGCGACGATTGGTCGAGCATCGTCAACGGACGGTCGATCGCGAATTGCAGTTTGCCAAACAGATTCAAGAATACCTGTTGCCCAACGATCCTCCGGAGATCCCCGGATTCGATGTCGCAGGCCGCTGCGTGGCGATCGATTCGACCTCCGGAGACTTTTACGACTTTATCGACCACGGCGACGGCAAGTGGGACATCGTCCTGGCGGACGTCTGCGGACACGGGATTGGACCGGCGATGATCACCGTCGGTACGCGACGATTGTTGCGTTCCACCGCAGCGCTGTACGAAGACGTCGGACAATTGGTCACGATCGCCAACCACGGGATTTGCGAAGACACCTTCCAATCACTTTTCGTCACGCTGTTCTTTGCCAGGCTCGATCCCGCCGCCATGCGATTGACCTACGTCGGCGCCGGGCACCGAGGGTTCTTGATCGAAGCCGACGGCCGGTCCACCGAGTTATTAACCCACGGCATCCCGACCGGCGTCGACCCGAACCACACCTACCAGATCGATGGCAGCGTCGAACTCTCGTCCGGGCAGATCGTCTTGCTGATGACCGACGGAATCTGGGAAGCGCGCGGCGACGATCATGTCGCCTTCGGCAAAGACCGTGCGGTGGACGTCGTGCATCAACATCGCGAGAAACCGGCCTCGGAAATCGTTTCCGAATTGATCGCAGCAGTGACCGCATATTGCGATCCCGATCCGATTAAAGATGACGTCACGGCGGTCATCGTCAAACCTCGCTGA
- a CDS encoding protein kinase domain-containing protein, whose amino-acid sequence MEETNIKTVGRFELKKRLKREGRQTVYLAYDPHLDRDLTIRIADFSGLDPQVRADFDARAHALANLRNAHLSAVLDFGQADGADYLATTLVDGPNLREITAQNAAIEPKQAALIEPRQVALLVGKLALGVSQMHAAGLVHGYLSPEAVVLEKNGEPVIADLGMPGMLLSEEDGESAEFRNEYAAPEVSVGSGDAVRPQSDVYSLAAIGFFVLTGHAPKSAEEVFQNALYAGLDKKAAELFKQTFAKALSFGASERYASARELATAMDSLFRMTPLTTQTRDQKSPEPAAKEEEEEEEEVAAPEYEQFDLQEIDGAHVVHLHDASVLSTESLVQTKRELFAMVDKSDPKRLIVNFASVRFCSSETVGILIQLHSELKPRQTRLYLCGMRESIREVFRVLNLDGTVFEIRGTVTNALKSAE is encoded by the coding sequence ATGGAAGAAACAAACATCAAAACCGTAGGTCGATTTGAGCTCAAAAAACGGCTCAAACGTGAAGGGCGTCAGACCGTCTATCTCGCCTACGATCCGCACCTGGATCGAGATCTGACCATCCGGATCGCTGATTTCTCGGGCTTGGATCCCCAAGTCCGTGCCGATTTCGACGCCCGCGCCCATGCGCTGGCCAACTTGCGGAATGCCCATCTGTCGGCCGTCTTGGATTTTGGTCAAGCCGATGGAGCCGATTACTTGGCCACGACCCTTGTCGACGGCCCCAACCTGCGAGAGATCACAGCCCAGAACGCAGCGATCGAACCCAAGCAAGCGGCGTTGATCGAACCCCGGCAGGTCGCATTGCTGGTCGGCAAGCTGGCTCTTGGCGTCAGTCAAATGCACGCCGCGGGACTGGTCCACGGATACCTGTCGCCCGAGGCCGTGGTTCTGGAAAAGAACGGTGAACCGGTGATCGCTGACCTGGGCATGCCCGGGATGCTGTTGTCGGAGGAAGACGGCGAATCGGCCGAGTTCCGCAACGAGTATGCCGCCCCTGAGGTCTCGGTCGGATCCGGAGACGCCGTGCGTCCTCAATCCGATGTCTACTCGTTGGCCGCGATCGGGTTCTTCGTGCTGACCGGGCACGCCCCGAAATCGGCCGAAGAGGTGTTTCAAAATGCGCTGTACGCCGGCCTGGACAAAAAGGCCGCCGAACTGTTCAAACAAACGTTCGCCAAAGCGTTGTCGTTTGGCGCCAGCGAACGCTACGCGTCGGCACGTGAATTGGCCACGGCGATGGACAGCCTGTTCCGCATGACGCCGCTGACCACGCAAACCCGTGATCAGAAAAGCCCCGAACCGGCAGCAAAAGAAGAAGAAGAAGAAGAAGAAGAAGTCGCAGCGCCGGAATACGAGCAGTTTGATCTGCAGGAAATCGACGGCGCCCACGTCGTCCATCTTCACGATGCGAGCGTGCTGTCGACCGAGTCGCTGGTCCAAACCAAGCGTGAACTGTTCGCGATGGTGGACAAGTCCGATCCGAAACGTCTGATTGTCAATTTCGCGTCCGTACGGTTCTGTTCCTCCGAAACCGTCGGAATCCTGATCCAATTGCACTCCGAACTCAAACCACGCCAGACGCGTCTTTATCTGTGTGGGATGCGTGAATCGATTCGCGAGGTGTTCCGAGTTTTGAATTTGGATGGGACCGTCTTCGAAATCCGCGGCACGGTCACCAACGCACTCAAGAGCGCTGAATGA
- a CDS encoding ATP-binding response regulator yields MTTILVVDDSRVDQTLVQGVLSNDREFELRFANQGAEAMDSIRQQAPDLVVTDLMMPEMDGLQLVRCIRQEAPEVPVIVMTAMGSAANAIEALEVGAASFVPKLQLTERLSDTVHQVLLLKHAGHPYGGVVKCLADAELTFHLRSDITLIPQFVDLVQKTTSGLGICDATETIRISLALEEALLNALVHGNYELTDEVAGNGINPKSEVFCSRSTEPPYRDRVIFVSLHVSGDAVTFVVRDEGPGFDVAQLPDEHDLTPFEGGLGRGVRLMRSFMDQVAFNAKGNEVTLVRRFKPTADGP; encoded by the coding sequence ATGACAACAATTTTGGTCGTGGACGATTCACGGGTCGATCAGACGCTGGTGCAAGGGGTTTTGTCGAATGATCGCGAGTTTGAGCTGCGTTTTGCCAACCAGGGTGCCGAGGCGATGGATTCGATCCGGCAACAGGCTCCGGATCTGGTCGTGACCGATTTGATGATGCCGGAGATGGACGGATTGCAGCTGGTCCGCTGCATCCGCCAGGAGGCCCCCGAGGTGCCGGTGATCGTGATGACCGCGATGGGATCGGCCGCCAACGCTATCGAAGCGTTGGAAGTCGGGGCGGCCAGCTTCGTCCCGAAACTGCAATTGACCGAACGGCTTTCCGATACCGTTCACCAAGTGCTGCTGCTCAAGCACGCCGGCCATCCCTACGGGGGTGTGGTCAAATGTTTGGCAGACGCGGAGCTGACGTTTCACCTGCGCAGCGACATCACCCTGATCCCACAGTTCGTCGACTTGGTGCAGAAGACGACTTCCGGATTGGGGATCTGCGACGCGACCGAAACGATCCGAATCAGCTTGGCACTGGAGGAGGCGTTGTTGAATGCTTTGGTGCATGGCAATTACGAACTCACCGATGAAGTGGCTGGCAACGGGATCAACCCCAAGAGCGAAGTGTTTTGCAGTCGGTCGACCGAACCGCCGTACCGAGATCGGGTGATCTTCGTCAGCCTGCACGTCAGCGGCGATGCGGTCACGTTTGTCGTCCGAGATGAAGGCCCCGGGTTCGATGTTGCCCAACTGCCTGATGAACATGATTTGACACCGTTTGAGGGCGGTCTCGGCCGCGGCGTTCGTTTGATGCGATCGTTTATGGATCAAGTTGCTTTCAACGCCAAAGGCAATGAGGTCACACTCGTGAGGCGATTCAAACCGACCGCCGATGGACCATGA
- a CDS encoding ATPase, T2SS/T4P/T4SS family, with translation MINLRRILTVIDVETSAESQYAEALAMAGRYQAELHLLHVVAPQVIPRFGSEKRLQQAREKLSSLQISNEQVSVIRDIRRGTLIDCVSGYVRDHAINLVVIAPGGVAASGKKEYRGIVNRLLDVLPIPVVVEPFENRSESNQIHRASAVLQTLLEDPVAGEREETLKRLHQAIETELELPAEQAERLVTQLEMRGILIWNEAESDGDSVEEADGDPSTDRGHWSLDPAPVEEAHPVNENSGDAEETTTAISLLRRAIEAEATDIHIDPLSRDEHVVHFRVDGKMQQFCTMHHNIATQAMKQLKLMANVSLSDPFRPAESRLDLPDSISTHEVRITTAPVAQGEAIALRLIDYEQSRRPLSELGLSQNSFASVYRMLHRRSGVVLISGPTGAGKTTTAYSILNVLFSEKQNIISIEDPVELIVPFMRQIDVDQRHGFTMAAGLSTILRMDPDVVFVGEIRDQEGAKVAMHAASCGKRAFSTIHRRDVSSTLSAMLDFEIDSATLASNLSGVITQRLVRRLCTHCCQVSPVTRQEQALFESHNLVVPTTIARPRSCQHCRGTGYKGRIGVFEAVVIDDELSDAIQKRKQESEIRTIIRAGGAGLVRDALMKVRDKITSIQEVQDMSWMTETMPIESPSEADDDSYQRGAPFLHLPSR, from the coding sequence ATGATCAATCTGCGCCGCATCCTCACCGTGATTGACGTCGAGACGTCCGCGGAATCCCAGTACGCCGAAGCCCTGGCGATGGCGGGACGCTACCAGGCGGAATTGCACCTGCTGCATGTCGTCGCTCCGCAGGTGATTCCCCGCTTCGGCAGCGAAAAACGATTGCAACAGGCGCGTGAAAAACTTTCCTCGCTCCAGATCTCCAACGAACAGGTCTCGGTCATACGCGACATTCGGCGCGGAACGCTGATCGATTGTGTCTCCGGTTATGTTCGCGATCATGCCATCAATCTGGTCGTCATCGCCCCGGGAGGTGTCGCGGCGTCGGGCAAAAAGGAGTATCGCGGAATCGTCAATCGCTTGCTCGACGTGCTGCCGATCCCGGTGGTGGTCGAACCGTTTGAGAATCGCAGCGAATCGAATCAAATCCATCGCGCGTCCGCCGTTCTGCAGACGTTGCTTGAGGACCCCGTGGCCGGGGAGCGTGAAGAGACGCTGAAGCGGTTGCATCAGGCGATCGAGACGGAATTGGAATTGCCCGCCGAACAGGCCGAACGACTGGTCACGCAATTGGAAATGCGAGGCATCTTGATCTGGAATGAAGCGGAATCTGACGGCGACTCCGTTGAGGAAGCGGACGGCGATCCGAGTACCGATCGGGGGCACTGGTCTCTCGATCCGGCACCCGTCGAAGAAGCCCATCCTGTCAACGAAAACAGCGGTGATGCGGAAGAGACCACGACGGCGATCAGCTTGCTGCGTCGGGCGATCGAAGCCGAAGCGACGGACATCCACATCGATCCGCTGTCACGCGATGAACACGTCGTGCATTTTCGCGTCGATGGCAAGATGCAGCAGTTCTGCACGATGCATCACAACATCGCCACGCAAGCGATGAAGCAATTGAAGCTGATGGCCAACGTCAGTTTGTCCGATCCGTTCCGGCCCGCCGAAAGTCGCCTGGACTTGCCCGATTCGATCTCCACACACGAAGTGCGGATCACAACCGCACCGGTCGCCCAGGGCGAAGCGATCGCGTTGCGATTGATCGACTACGAACAATCACGCCGGCCGCTCAGCGAATTGGGGCTGTCCCAAAACTCCTTTGCCTCGGTTTACCGCATGTTGCACCGGCGGTCCGGCGTCGTCTTGATCAGCGGTCCCACCGGGGCGGGGAAAACGACGACGGCTTATTCCATCTTGAATGTACTATTTTCGGAAAAACAGAACATCATTTCGATCGAAGACCCGGTCGAATTGATCGTCCCCTTCATGCGCCAAATTGATGTCGATCAACGACACGGATTCACGATGGCCGCCGGTCTGTCGACGATCTTGCGGATGGATCCCGATGTCGTGTTTGTCGGCGAGATCCGTGACCAGGAAGGTGCCAAAGTCGCGATGCACGCGGCGTCTTGCGGCAAACGGGCCTTCAGCACGATCCACCGGCGCGACGTGTCGTCCACGCTCTCGGCGATGCTGGATTTTGAAATCGATTCGGCCACCTTGGCCAGCAACCTGTCCGGGGTGATCACCCAGCGACTCGTCCGACGGTTGTGCACGCATTGTTGCCAGGTCAGCCCGGTGACCCGACAGGAGCAAGCGTTGTTTGAATCCCACAACCTGGTGGTCCCGACCACGATCGCTCGCCCCAGGTCCTGCCAACATTGTCGTGGAACGGGGTACAAAGGCCGGATCGGCGTCTTCGAAGCGGTCGTGATCGATGACGAATTGAGCGATGCGATCCAAAAACGCAAACAGGAATCGGAAATCCGCACGATCATCCGCGCCGGCGGGGCCGGGCTGGTTCGAGACGCCTTGATGAAGGTCCGTGACAAGATCACGTCGATCCAGGAAGTGCAAGACATGAGCTGGATGACCGAGACGATGCCGATCGAAAGCCCCTCGGAGGCCGACGACGACTCCTACCAGCGTGGTGCACCGTTCCTGCATTTGCCGTCGCGCTAG
- a CDS encoding DUF1501 domain-containing protein, with product MLTIKGPSSRYCDGQHRRSFLKIGGLSFGMGGLSLADLYRAEASSSSPRSHKSVINIFLAGGPPHQDMWEIKTEAPSEVRGEFQPIATNVPGIQICEVFPKLAALMDKSAVIRSVVGCRGGHDGIQCFTGWENNSLKNLGGRPSIGAAAAKLFGPVDPSVPPFVGLAAPTRHVPWSDSGQAGFLGSAYSPFKPDGPGMQNMTLKGISFDRLQDRRQLLSELDTMRRDIDITGAMEGMDAFGQRALDVLTSSKLVDALDLSKEDPKVVARYGDGKPYNYQYDGAPTCNDQLLIARRLVEAGVRVVSLSYGRWDSHGQNFDLVRDHGGKLDQCLSALVTDLNERGMLDDVAIAVWGEFGRTPKINANAGRDHWTKVSCAWLAGGGLKTGQAIGATNRMGEEAVERPVTMQEVVATLYHTLGIDTHSTTIADPTGRPQFLVDSDPIAELVA from the coding sequence ATGTTAACGATCAAGGGTCCCTCCAGTCGCTATTGCGATGGGCAACACCGGCGAAGCTTTTTAAAGATCGGCGGACTGTCTTTCGGAATGGGCGGCCTTTCGCTGGCCGATCTCTACCGCGCCGAAGCGTCCTCGTCGTCGCCGCGGTCACACAAATCGGTGATCAACATCTTTCTTGCCGGTGGTCCTCCCCATCAAGACATGTGGGAGATCAAGACCGAGGCACCTAGTGAGGTCCGCGGTGAATTTCAGCCCATCGCGACTAACGTCCCGGGCATCCAGATTTGTGAGGTGTTTCCCAAACTGGCCGCGTTGATGGACAAGTCGGCGGTGATCCGCAGCGTGGTCGGCTGCCGAGGCGGGCACGACGGGATTCAATGCTTCACCGGTTGGGAAAACAACTCACTGAAAAACCTCGGCGGACGACCTTCCATCGGCGCCGCCGCGGCCAAGTTGTTCGGCCCGGTCGATCCCTCGGTGCCACCGTTCGTCGGACTTGCCGCCCCGACACGTCACGTCCCCTGGTCCGATTCCGGACAAGCCGGTTTTCTCGGTTCGGCCTATTCGCCCTTCAAGCCAGACGGGCCGGGCATGCAGAACATGACATTGAAAGGGATCTCATTTGATCGCTTGCAAGATCGCCGCCAATTGCTTTCGGAATTGGACACGATGCGCCGCGACATCGACATCACCGGCGCGATGGAGGGGATGGATGCGTTCGGCCAACGAGCGCTCGATGTGCTGACCAGCAGCAAGCTGGTCGATGCATTGGATCTGTCCAAAGAAGATCCCAAAGTCGTCGCCCGATACGGGGACGGCAAGCCCTACAACTACCAATACGACGGCGCACCGACCTGCAACGATCAGCTATTGATCGCGCGTCGATTGGTCGAAGCCGGAGTCCGCGTCGTCAGCCTCAGCTACGGACGTTGGGACAGCCACGGCCAGAACTTTGATCTGGTCCGCGATCACGGCGGCAAATTGGACCAGTGCTTGAGCGCGCTGGTGACCGACTTGAACGAACGTGGCATGTTGGATGATGTCGCCATCGCCGTCTGGGGCGAATTCGGGCGAACCCCAAAAATCAATGCCAACGCCGGTCGAGATCATTGGACCAAGGTCAGTTGTGCGTGGTTGGCCGGCGGCGGACTGAAGACCGGCCAGGCGATCGGCGCGACCAACCGGATGGGCGAAGAGGCGGTCGAGCGACCGGTGACCATGCAAGAGGTGGTTGCGACGCTGTATCACACGCTGGGCATCGACACGCACTCGACGACCATCGCTGATCCGACCGGACGACCTCAGTTCCTGGTCGACAGTGACCCGATCGCCGAGTTGGTCGCATGA